A single window of Plasmodium reichenowi strain SY57 chromosome 14, whole genome shotgun sequence DNA harbors:
- a CDS encoding hypothetical protein (conserved Plasmodium protein, unknown function), with protein MKNILRNRKEKEDDHSSSNVTNEVKKASFINYICTSLKNVVKDKIQSKHKYSLLIGLFITFLIFCGFFRYMTELYHTHFYNFKYIDVSNTEKLKEIFFSNNPYLVYCKNDKNTSIHPVINASRSNLPDILNIAVINCKSVLPSKQNIYQRFSLEDNTPAFVICYGKKPKPISVTLLNNKKKFVTYVREALVFNVPFFSKFPQFQTKCLNKNKKCVLFINNLELTTKNIQYNYINDLFVTNKFFNISPLIIDNKRFLIKLNNELNKSYFKKNDIHVLCLFNDSVKNVDTFYGFFYNDNFDDFKKLSTFVSTCINANSQTKHAIKLSEPPQIKYRPVKQTKQ; from the coding sequence atgaaaaacaTATTGAGGaatagaaaagaaaaagaagatgaTCATAGTTCTAGTAATGTAACGAATGAAGTAAAAAAGGCTagttttataaattatatatgtacaagTCTTAAGAATGTAGTAAAAGACAAAATCCAAAgtaaacataaatattcCTTACTAATAGgattatttattacatttttaatattttgtgGGTTTTTTAGATATATGACAGAATTATATCATActcatttttataatttcaaatatattgatGTATCTAATAcagaaaaattaaaagaaatattttttagtAATAATCCATATTTAGTATATTGTAagaatgataaaaatacaaGTATACACCCTGTGATTAATGCTAGTCGATCTAACTTACCGGATATTCTTAATATTGCTGTAATTAATTGTAAAAGTGTTTTGCCAAGTAAACAAAACATATATCAAAGATTTAGTTTAGAAGATAATACACCTGCTTTTGTAATTTGTTATGGGAAGAAACCAAAACCAATAAGTGTAactttattaaataataaaaagaaatttgTAACTTATGTACGTGAAGCTTTAGTATTCAATGTTCCTTTTTTTAGTAAGTTCCCACAATTCCAAACCAAGTGtctaaataaaaataaaaaatgtgtaCTCTTTATTAACAATTTAGAATTAACAACTAAAAATATCcaatataattatattaatgatttatttgttacaaataaatttttcAATATAAGCCCATTAATTATTGATAATAAAAGATtcttaataaaattaaataatgaattaaataaatcttattttaaaaaaaatgatatacaTGTTTTATGCCTTTTTAATGATTCAGTTAAAAATGTGGATACGTTCTATGGATTCttttataatgataacTTTGATGactttaaaaaattatccACTTTTGTTTCTACATGTATAAATGCAAATAGCCAAACCAAACACGCTATTAAATTGTCGGAGCCTCCacaaattaaatatagACCAGTCAAGCAAACCAAACAGTGA
- a CDS encoding OPA3-like protein, putative, whose amino-acid sequence MIPLFKIGIVLIRQVSKPISGYIKKKAIDNKNFKSICIYCGKKYYFFEQYIQKKFYNSNTTNINYSSYISENKSVNVGSEILGETIIFLIAALIIIAEYKRNSLKEAKKEFILNHKLETLKLQVLELQKENDEIMQIVMPTKQNIRNNRSYDIENKNFFKDIYNKYVSKQNTISQNNKEQNGNNSIKQN is encoded by the coding sequence ATGATTCCACTTTTTAAAATTGGGATTGTTTTAATAAGACAGGTAAGTAAACCTATATCAggttatataaaaaagaaagctatagataataaaaattttaagagtatatgtatatattgtggtaaaaaatattatttctttgaacaatatatacaaaaaaaattttacaATTCGAATACGACCAATATTAATTATAGTTCTTATATTAGTGAGAACAAATCAGTAAATGTAGGTAGTGAAATTTTAGGTGAAactattatatttttaattgcagctttaataattatagcagaatataaaagaaatagtTTAAAAGAAgcaaaaaaagaatttataCTAAATCATAAATTAGAAACTTTAAAATTACAAGTTTTGGAAttacaaaaagaaaatgatgaaattATGCAAATTGTTATGCCcacaaaacaaaatattcGTAATAATAGAAGTTAtgatatagaaaataaaaacttctttaaagatatatataacaaatatgtTAGCAAACAAAATACTATATctcaaaataataaagaacaaaatGGTAACAATAgtataaaacaaaattga
- a CDS encoding hypothetical protein (conserved Plasmodium protein, unknown function), which translates to MIKKKEILKDVKCVLRFERLFYSNNYKDVEKKLKYNSHLLKLIKNVKKINECHTSYKEDSDVYNLDVAICYLYKNVNITYENDFKKNRYNNYISDYNNNKYNNKIDSYDPYMKNDTYKVIINNINNGNSKNKMYLYILNHINIFTTNHVLLILYSFLIYKIKWEHIKKINEHVLNNIYNFKTYELILIQIFFTYFEIKYNEENKRNESRYNFQKGNNISSYAKNHKIENNVITYMSRDMIKYCNSIYYKRKEYLHLNDIIHLCCIYYNYNVYYKELYDYFVDILNKQLYMLNMNKIMENIKKDNNNYRTNNKVIHNHVHMFNTFEYNHDKINVYSKHEFDKMSTIIEGYYYLSSIPNKGKQNMTFHKFSDFINKYKDIITHLNINEVFLLLQLSQNINCVNIKLYILDILSNKLSQGHLVNDHLLGYQKRKEHVEDKNFNKCINIYNSLYQYILIYNNNCENNNRVEIKNICNNLYYNNIYNTHIENKEKSTISLNDSYDIEKNICQNINEKKIKEQKKGKKKEMNFFDHINEYLIIDNIFDNQKYLYILISCLNNIESNNISMVHSLFFFLNSLNKCNKIDLILSYINIISRHINNIYILTYVEYFYKCMTTRVFNNFTAEKVEILMLNMLQFLRHKNGSKFIKDEEGKNEKIQTEDEKIKNDNTNEHIIMKNIRNEEINGCSSNIIKENNLNIMKDSFFYKNEEFLLFLYHNNQHMYEHVRDNLLNIQIDKINNLHEFLFHYIYKNMINYTLLYLTKFIFYINNITILDNILHIFLNIYNYYYIYNNNNSNNNHMELLYKSSILFFQKIILLNFLSIYNNKEHTYNTYHNTLVHKILNIITIDNNNNNNNINNDILIFNYMMNMYFIKNSFCSKSYNENILEYITNMIQPYVKDKIYLKYNNGYIMDSNIKSNINTETYKRVPIKNMMICQMIQNNFNTYVINLLLLLYDNKNFNKIFEFIKEYLYTYATKHH; encoded by the coding sequence atgattaagaaaaaagaaatattaaaagatgTAAAATGTGTTCTAAGATTTGAAAGATTGTTTTATAGTAATAACTATAAAGATGTTGAAAAAAagttaaaatataatagtcaccttttaaaattaattaaaaatgtaaaaaagataaatgAATGTCATACATCATATAAAGAAGATAGTgatgtatataatttggATGTAGCAATATgttatttgtataaaaatgtaaatataacatatgaaaatgattttaaaaaaaatagatataataattatataagtgattataataataataaatataataataaaatagatTCATATGATCcatatatgaaaaatgaTACTTATAAAGTAATAatcaataatataaataatggtaattcaaaaaataaaatgtatttatatattctgaatcatataaatatttttacaacTAACCATGtactattaatattatatagttttcttatatataaaataaaatgggaacatataaaaaaaataaatgaacatgttttaaataatatatataattttaaaacatatgaattaatattaatacaaatattttttacttattttgaaataaaatataatgaggaaaataaaagaaatgaaaGTAGATATAATTTCcaaaaaggaaataatatatcctCATATGCAAAGAATCACAAAATAGAGAATAATGtaataacatatatgtCAAGGGATATGATTAAATATTGTaattctatatattataaaagaaaagaatatttGCATTTAAACgatataatacatttatgttgtatatattataattataatgtgtattataaagagttatatgattattttgTGGATATTCTAAACAAACAATTGTATATgttaaatatgaataaaattatggaaaacataaaaaagGATAACAACAATTATAGAACGAACAACAAAGTGATCCATAATCATGTACATATGTTTAACACATTTGAGTATAATCATGACAAAATAAATGTTTATTCTAAGCACGAGTTTGATAAAATGTCTACAATTATTGAAGGTTACTACTATCTGTCTAGTATACCAAATAAAGGAAAGCAAAATATGACGTTTCATAAATTTTCagattttataaataaatataaagatattattacacatttaaatattaatgaagtatttttattactacAACTATCTCAAAATATTAATtgtgtaaatataaaattatatattttagaTATACTATCTAATAAATTATCACAAGGACATTTGGTTAACGATCATTTGTTAGGGTATCAAAAAAGAAAGGAACATGTAGAggataaaaattttaataaatgtataaatatatataattcgttatatcaatatatacttatatataataataattgtgagaataataatagggttgaaataaaaaatatatgtaataatttatattataataatatatataatacacatattgaaaataaagaaaagaGTACTATATCATTAAATGATAGTTATGATAttgaaaagaatatttgtcaaaacataaatgagaaaaaaataaaagaacaaaaaaaaggaaaaaaaaaagaaatgaacTTTTTTGATCACATTAATGAATATCTTATAATAGATAACATTTTTGATAACCAaaaatatctttatattcttatttcATGCTTGAACAACATAGAgagtaataatatttcaatGGTACATTCcttattcttttttttaaattcattAAACAAATGTAACAAAATAGACCTTATTTTATcctatataaatataataagtagacatataaataatatatatatattaacctatgtagaatatttttataagtGTATGACCACAAGAGtgtttaataattttactGCAGAAAAGGTTGAAATATTAATGTTAAATATGCTTCAATTTTTAAGGCATAAGAATGGTAGcaaatttataaaagatgaagaaggaaaaaatgaaaaaattcAGACAGAggatgaaaaaataaaaaatgataatacaaatgaacatataataatgaaaaatataagaaatgaagaaataaatgGTTGCTCttcaaatattataaaagaaaacaatttaaatataatgaaggattcttttttttataaaaatgaagaatttCTTTTGTTCCTATACCATAATAATCAACATATGTATGAACATGTACGagataatttattaaatatccaaatagataaaataaataatttacatgaattcttatttcattatatttataaaaacatgataaattatacattattatatttaacaaaatttatattttatattaataatataacaataCTTGATAATATACTacacatatttttaaatatatataattattattatatatataataacaacaatagtaataataatcatatggaattattatataaatcatcaatattattttttcagAAAATTATACtcttaaattttttaagtatatataataataaagaacatacatataatacatatCATAATACTCTAGTTCATAAgattttaaatataataaccatagataataataataataataataatataaataatgatatattaatctttaattatatgatgaatatgtattttataaaaaattccTTTTGTTCAAAAtcatataatgaaaatattttagaatatataacaaatatgaTACAACCTTATGTTAAGgataaaatttatttaaaatataacaatggatatattatggattcaaatataaaaagtaatataaatacagaaacatataaaagagtccctataaaaaatatgatgatatgTCAAATgatacaaaataattttaatacatatgtaattaatttattactACTTCTTTATGATAACAAAAAttttaacaaaatatttgaatTCATAAAAGAGTATTTGTATACCTATGCCACTAAGCATCactaa